A window of the Lepisosteus oculatus isolate fLepOcu1 chromosome 14, fLepOcu1.hap2, whole genome shotgun sequence genome harbors these coding sequences:
- the LOC138243020 gene encoding uncharacterized protein has protein sequence MAECLLNLQTQLDSFMQVLLKSIVYEVSEVFRNRISDSEDEFQDKLLSVSQILVRRAVFKITQCVEDSVGSEMAQLKKENESLKWRLQLWEKETGTRGDQGQTDRVGHTLPCEVTAEIKEEMDTELQLSGSEARALSEAGERAPLEQKHSAEEWGSSLMQETALTAPEGKKTLSEQHTESRQIVEVLDSVPMMQMKSESETPRLLVCDDFTEKMNNLDTNNTTQGCNELGCISVPEHKEELGEFNLTEQDMGPQLIDPAEQQTDVPGEENSTEIQHREESQYREEQQQLLQGLIIRPCSVQVERLSLQSLKQPYDPLVSDDFTHRFNNLVTEKLVESFNELESMSVLEQREEQLNELDGFSFRELEKEPQMIHTAEQHTEGHGGENTAQFQHTEQGHSMEHLQNKRPQHYQRMRKNHSRPCSDGVDKLPLWHREKQRFCQSRISQPY, from the exons ATGGCGGAGTGCTTGTTAAATCTGCAAACCCAGCTTGACTCTTTCATGCaggttttgctcaaatcgatcGTGTATGAAGTTTCAGAAGTTTTCCGAAACAGGATTTCTGACTCTGAGGAcgagtttcaagacaaactcctcagcgtctcccagatcctggtgagacgggccgtgtttaaaatcacacagtgtgtggaggacagtgtcgggagtgaaatggcgcagctgaagaaggaaaacgagagcctgaagtggagactgcagctgtgggagaaggagaCGGGAACAAGAGGAGATCAGGGACAGACAGATCGTGTTGGACACACGCTTCCCTGTGaagtcactgcagaaataaaagaagaaatggacacggaactgcagctctcag GCTCAGAGGCCCGTGCTCTCTCTGAGgctggggaaagggctcctcttgaacagaAGCACAGTGcggaggagtggggctccagtctgatgcaggagacagcGCTCACTGCTCCAGAAGGGAAAAAGACTctcagtgagcagcacacagagagcagacagattGTTGAGGTtctggactctgtgcccatgatgCAGATGAAGtctgagagtgagacacctcgactcttagtatgtgatgattttacagAGAAGATGAATAATCTGGACACAAACAATACTACACAAGGTTGTAATGAACTGGGCTGTATCTCTGTACCAGAGCACAAAGAAGAACTGGGTGAGTTtaatcttacagagcaggacatgGGTCCCCAGTTGATTgaccctgcagagcagcagactgatgtcCCTGGTGAAGAGAACAGTACTGAGATACAGCACCGAGAggagagtcagtacagggaggagcaacagcagctcctacagggcttgataattaggccttgttctgttcaagtggagagactgtcattgcagagtctcaaacaaccatATGATCCCTTAGTATCTGAtgactttacacacaggtttaataatctggttactgagaaacttgttgaaagttttaatgaactggagagTATGTCTGTTCTTGAGCAGAGAGAGgaacaactgaatgaactggACGGTTTTAGTTtcagagagctggagaaggagccccagatgattcacactgctgagcagcaCACTGAAGGTCACGGTGGAGAAAACACAGCTCAGTTTCAGCACACAGAGCAAGGccattccatggagcatttgcagaataagagaccccagcactatcagaggatgaggaagaatcactcaaggccttgctcagatggagtggacaaactgccATTATGGCACAGGGAGAAGCAGCGTTTCTGTCAGTCTAGAATTTCACAACCCTActag